The stretch of DNA TCATTTCAATGCAAGATTAGTGCAAAGGGGTTTGATCAAAATTGTCAAATAGACCAGAGACGTTCAACTTGGCATTAAACCATCCACAGTTCGTATATTGTTAATTTGGTTGTATACATACTTCTCATGGCTCAGGCAATTGGATGTATCCAATGCCTTCTACATGGTTCATTGATGGAAGTGGTGTCCATAAAACAACCTTAGGCATCTTGAGATACTGAACATCCAGATTATGTCTTAAAACAAGCTCTAAGGAGCTTGGTTCAATCGCCACTCTTCTTCTCTGCTAAATATCGATTCTATAACATTCCTTGTTGACTCTTCCTTACTTTTGTTTCAGTCATaacattcatatatttatactcATTTATGTCGATGGCAAAATCATTACAGGCACACATTCTTTAGTTATGTCGATGGCAAAATCATTACAGGCACACATTCTTTAGTTATTTAATCTATCTTAACTATAGTTGGAGTATCTCATTAAAGATACAGGCCCTCTCAATTTCTTTGTTGGCATAACCTGAACGCTTCATAAATCTTCATAATACTCAAATGTTGGTTGATAAACTTTCCAAGTCTTCATGTTCTTCAAGATTCAAGTTGTTAGGCCTCGTTTGAAACTTAGATTGAACTGAaattagtctaattttaagctgagtctaacatccaaatacttaactctcaaatcactagctcatctcaactcaacacctctttacacacgagacccacaacttttttcaacttctcataaatacatctaaactcatcttaacatccaaacacatctaaactcatcttaggtgggctccacaaaactcactccaccatctcaactcactactattcataaaaaaatttaactcatctcaactcagctcaacatccaaacagggcctaaatCTGATGGTGACTGGCTCGCTGATTCAGCTGAGTTCAGCGGTGTTGTTGGTGCTCTTCCATACAGAACATGTAGAAGATTTGAGACAGCCTTATACTATCAATCAGCTTGCCAGCACATGCATAAACCCACTTCCTTGCAGCAAAATGAGTCAAGCGATACTTGAAAGGTTCTGTAAGTTATGGTCTCTTTCATACATTGAGTAATCTTCAAGTCACAGCCTTTTGTGACTCTTAACTGGGGTAGAACCCCAAATGGCAGACAGTCCCCCCTACGTTCAGCAATTCTCTTATATCTTGGAATGCTAAGAAACAGGCAGCAGTATCATTACCAAGCACAAAGGCTGAGTATCGTACTTTGGCCATTGTCACTAATTGAGCTCTACAAGTTGGCAATGCTGTTCAAGGATCTGTGTCTCGctctaatcattttattttaggcGACAATTTCAGTGCTCTTGCAAGAGCCTATATTCCATTTTTCCACTCTTATAAACATACTGATCAAGTGGAGCTTTGTCGTAGAGAAGACTGTCACCTGTGATTTTCTTGTGAAATTTACCAAGAACCAAGTTGCAGACATGTTCACAATAGGGTTtgctccattattttttttaattgaaatccAAGCTTATGGTATGCAATTCCCCTTCCCTCAGCTTGCTGGGGGGGCTAGTCAAGACTACACTCCAGACTAAGTAGCAGATAACCACACTTCAGATAATACAAGAGATAAACATCAACCTGCACCTACAAATGTTAACTCTTCTCAACGTTTTCAAGATCGTGAACACCTGATGATCATTACTCAAGATAAGACCAAAGATTACTTCTGCGATGCCAAGATAGCATTAAATACTTATGATGTATCTTTCATTTATGTAGTTTATCTTTCTGTAACAATAAGTATCCAGTAAATCAAACAGTTTGGAAATAGTTTGTATGTGTTAATacaatatatgttttaattatctTGACCAAAACATTATCCAATGAGTCTGTCATCATATTCATCTGCATGTTTACCATTTCTATAGGCATATATATCTCATTTAAATTGAATTGCATTATCATATAATTTGAATTGTaatcatatagtaatatgtgattaaaaatatattttgttttggtacAATAACCAAAACAACTCTTCAAAACATCCACACTTGCTGTCCTAGACTAAGGCTTGCTTCTTCCACATATATGTGCTATTGGCCAAGAAGAACATGGGTAGATCCTCACCTAAGCATCTGGATGTGGTGCTCTAAACAATCAAATGAGGCCAAATGGTCATAAATTGCTATGCAATGATTGCAGATGAGACATAACTTCTCTTCGAACTtggtctctttttattttcccagTTGTTGTGAGTGGAAACGGTTTCTCCCATAAAATGAACATCTTGGGTATCTTGAACCtttggaaaaacaaaaggaaacacTAAATAAAAAGCCATCTTAATAATACAGCATATACAAAAACCAATAACTCTGTTGGATGCATACCCAGTTATATTCTTTTCTCTACAATAGCGTAGAAGAATTTCAGTGGATAAGACTAGCCCTCCATTTTCTGCCGAGTGTATAAAGCTTGTATCAGGCCAAAGCCAATTTTCTGTCAACCGAATACAAGCAATAGCCATCTCTGTCAGTCTAGCATCTGGAATCCCAACAATGACAATGCCAATTATCCCAGGATGTTGTAACAGGATTGCCTCCACCTAGTCAAAACCAAGCACCTATACTTTTAGTAGCCACATATCAATTacagtttaaaaattttaaagaaacaaaagccCTAGTGAATGTTATGACCCATTTTCTGCATCTCTGATCACCATTCCATAGTTGCAATATGTTagctttattattttttaaattactcaACATTTCAGTAGAGTGAgggttagagaaaatatatttgaaagtcCGCTTATTGACAAACCAAACAATCCATCGGTGATGAATCTTACTACATTAGTTAGTATTAGTGTTTTGGCATTTCTTATAACTGTAATGGGTCCTACAGTAAGTAGTCTGTTTGTACACCGACTTATAAGTACCAGAACTCATTAATTTAACTAATACCTCTTCGGGGTAAATGTTCTCCCCTCCACTCTTAATTTTACCATTTGCACGTCCAGTTAGCCATAGATTACCATTCTTGTCGATGGACCCAATGTCACCAGTGTCAAGCCAGATTTCATTAGTAGAATCAGATGCCACTGCTGGAATTTGACCCCAGTAGCCAAGCATTACATGTGGACCTCTAGTTAAAATTCTTCCAACGTGAGAAGAGCCTTCTGTACATATCTTTAATTCAACATGGGGTGCAGGCTTGCCAACACAAAAACCTTGTGTTTGGTGAACGGATGTATGTTTTGTATCAGCAATAGTCTTAATGTGCTGGCTGGATGTTTCCATTCTTGGATCATGAAGGGTCATGAAGGTCAGCGAAGAGCATGTCTCTGACATTCCTTCAAAATTTTGGATAACAACATTACAcattgcaaaaacaaaaaaccaaagatTTTGGGGTAGAAAGCACAGAAATGTCCATAAAGTCGATAACCAACTGCAATAGTTATCTTACATTCATGCAATTAAGAGCTAGCTTATGTTCTAAAGGTATTTAGATAAGACAAGTTGACCAAAAGTGCTGACACTTTGCAATTGACATAGGCAGACAGCTGGGCAAGATCTAACTCAGCTAGGTTGAAGTCAAGTTGATAAAACATTATTGACCTTGTTTAGCTTTaggttttatatgaaaaaaatctattcgcAAGCTCCCTTATTAAAATACCAAATACACCACAGATGTGGGAGCATGCCACATCAGTTAGAATAAAAAACACTTATGATTTGACTTTTATTTGTATTCACTTGTTCACACAAGAAATTGACCCAGCTCATCGGCAAGGATAGAAGATTTAATTGTGACATTCTCATATGGAAATTTCATTAATCCATAGAGCATCATGCAGAAATGTTCAGAAGCCCAAGCTGATCTGGTGTGGGAAATTACTGCACATGGCAACTTAACTTGAACATGGCTCCATCAGCTAGTTAACAGGATGGATTACGAGCCAAGGACATGTTTACAATAGGCTTTTCCTTTACCAACTTTACATGCTAAagcttagtattttttttattggatatttgTGCATACATCTACGTGGACTCAAATCCTGATCTGATCCACCATCCATACTTAGGGAAGTGAAGGTGCCATGCATCTTGCCCAAAGGTCATTTTGAGCTTAATCATAAGTACCCTGCCCGGTCATTGTGGGTACAAGAGTTAAGTACAGAAAACATTAAGAGTGAAGATAAAATCATTGCTGAAGTCAAATATTTGTTTACCAacaaaaagttttcattttaaaaGCTCTTCATTCTTTCTCCCTCAAGTATATGGCTGAAATTGAGATTGGCGATTGGAAGCTGCACTCACTTGAAGTTGCTTCCAAACATATGCTAAGATCTAAATAACTTTCCAGTAGaatttatcatatcaaaataatcgatGAACAAAGGGGCATAAGAGATACTAACCATAAGCTGTGAGAAGCTTAGCTCTTGGGAAGAATAAGGTGGCATCCTTGATAAGCTCAATTGACAGGCTTCCACCTCCATTTAATATCTTCTTCACAGTATCCTTCCCTTTCCAATTTTCCTTCCGCCTGGCAAATCCATCCAACGTGATTAAGAGAACTAGCATACAACATGAAAACATTATGACATGGCAgaagtattaaattttatgaatgaaCTGAAAATTTGAACGAGAACATTATATAGATGATCTAGAAGGAGAAAGGACtatccattaaaaaaatcagagatATGAAGGAAAAGTAGTGGATCAAGGGGCTTGATTGTTGTGCAAATAGTATATTGAAGATTGCCAACAACTAATAATTCACATCTAGAGggatgaatatttttctttaacatattcagaagaataataatttaaaagtaatCATCACAAGATCAATGGCCAAAGCTTTTTCCTCTTATCACAATAGTTCCAAAACCTCTAGTTAATTCTTCTATATGAGCTTCATATTCCTGAGACATTAGTGCCTAGTTGCAATGTATATGGTGTGGTTTAACCAACCTCTAGGagaaaactaaaaactaaatgaaaataaaaattcatggcACACATAATATGGTTATAAACTCATTGAATTATGCGCCTAGAGTCACTTTAAATGGATTGAGAAGCAATTAGAGTCCTTAGAGAAGTCAAAATCTTTGGAATGGAAGTTTTTCCTAACACTGAGTCTGCAATGACACATCCAAGGATTTTTGTGAGACCACGAGTTTGTCTTAAAAGCATCACCTGTTTGGACTGCACTTTGTATGTAAGCAACTGCAACATTTGTATTAATACcatatttggaaataattttgttCGAGGCTTCACTTGTGCTTATCTGCCTGATTCAGCTATACTCTACAAATCACCATCTCCAGACCTCCAAGCAACTACAACTCCATCTGACCCAATCTGTCGTCCATGAGAGAAATCTTCAACtttaaggggatgtttggaaattattttcatcccatcccatcccatctcatctcattcccaaacataactcaaacacaaatactttcaaactaatcattacaactttttcaaactaattattacaactttctcaaactttcatacaaaaaataaaaaataattcaactttttcaaattccaaaataaaaattatattaaaaaattatattctaacaacattttaactttataatattttttattcaactttttctctctcttttctcgaAACccaaaaatacttaactcaaactatctcactactattcacaaaattcgcatctcatctcattcccctaGCATCCCTGCATCTAGACTTGGCTCCACATGTCATACCAAATGATCTCAAGCATTCTTTAACATGTCCTGACATACTCCTTCTGCTACTTCATACTACACATTCTGCTTATCAAATTTGTTTGGGACACATGTAAAGTCTTGACTCTATTGTGATCGACAATGACCAAATGTTCCCTATGAAATCTTGACCAAAGAAGCATGTTTAGATCCTCATGTACCAAGTTGGGTACCAAGATACTTTGTccttgggagaaaaaaaaagatttgctACATATTGAATGTGAATAACTCAAATACAACATTTGGCTCATAAAtttgaactttttcaaatatgtaACACGTGATGTTATTTGTATACAGGTCGCATAAACATTTGTCTTGCTAAAATCATATACTCATAAACCAATGTAGTACTGAATTAATTGAAATTGGAGACTAACAtgttatatataacaaaaaaccCATGCGAAGAACTTGGTCCCAGAAATGTCCCTAAATTATGTTGTATAGTGTCATTTAcctaattaaagaaagaaaatcagcCATCATTGCAGGGACGGTTATTAGAGAAGTTACTCTGCATTGCTCTATGGCTTCAAGAGCCGATGTAGGCTCAAACTTAGGTACTATGACATGGCAACCTCCAACCATTAGCATGGCCATGGCAGATGAGAGACCACCAATGTGGCACAGTGGCACTGTGTGCAAATAAACCTGCAAATCCCCAAACAACAGCAATTTGAAAGTCATACTGTATGAGATGAATAAGACATACAAATCAATTTAGATGTAAAAATGGTTGGCCCTgctagattttgtatttttttcctcatAATCTAGAAGTTGTATTAAACTCATTGCTGCAACAGCCACAAACTaatcatcttttattaataCAAAAACGAATATGTGCACATGATCCTGAGGAAAACCGTACATCATCCTCATCGTAACCAACAATGGCGAGTTTTGCCAAGGATTGTACAATCAAGGCAGCATGGGTTAAGGTGACTCCCTTTGGCCTCCCACAGGTTCCTGTACATTACAGAATCATCAAATACAAACTACTAAAATCCATAACCTCCCACTTTTATTCACATTGAAGATTATATGAAATGCATATTTTCAGAAAACTTCACTAGGTAATGCGTTGTGGTGATCCTGAAGTAAAATAGCCTCAGCCGTAGAATTTATGCAGAGCAGGAAGTGTGTACATTCCATTCAAGTTTTTTATCTTCCAGACCATACTACCATAAACATTCAACAACTGATGTAGTCCTTCCAAtctctcaaacttccaaactgGCAGTGGCTACTATCAGCTCAAAACTATTTTgacaagaaaaaatctatttacaagccCCACCACAGGCATTGAAGCCTACCACATCAGCTAACACAAAAAAgtaatatgttttaaaattttctaacttttttgGGTCTCAAAGTAAGTAGTGCGTTTACACACCAACTTGTAAGTGGTGTATCTAAGGTTCTAGTGATTCACAGTTCATGACGTTGTGCAGATTTCTTTATTTGTTCGACTAATAACTCATCAGATACCAACTTTAAGTACAGCTTTTGTCACTTGTTCccaattccaaaacaataaggGTGGGCCAAATTAGTCAAGAAAATCATCTACAAATGACTCTTCTGAAAGTAATTCTTGAAAGATATAAACTACTAAAACCCAGCACTTGCTATGGGATCCATtatagtttaaaaaagttgagcACCAATACTTTTTTATGTTTGCTGATAGAATGCTTCCACATCACTACTGCATTGGATGTGCCAATGACCAGGCTTagagataaattttttcttctcaaaaagCAAATCATGCAAAATAGGAAGCTGCAATTCCTGACCAACTCTCATATACTGCTGTCTTTAGAGACTTTCCTGGAAAAGTCTTTCTTCATAAATTTTTCTACTAACATGGAAATCCGcagagaaattatatataaataaataaatagatgatGGTGATAAATTGAATGTATACCTGAAGTGAAGCAAATCACAACTGCACCCTCACTTGCCCAACGGTAGTTCAATGGTAGAGACGTTACAGAATGCTTCTTGAGAATTTCAGTAGTTAATACTGGGGGGACATTAGAAAGAGGGAACTGAAACATTGTAAGAATAGTGGGTGAAATTGAAGTTGCGAAGGCCAGACCATGTCCAAcggaaacaaaaacacaaaaaaacaaaacatataccaTTCCATGTCTTCATGCAATCTGAGGAGGGAGAAGTGAAAGAAACATGCCACCTCAGGGAAGTTATGTCATTATCTTGGAAGTTTGAGTACCAGCTCTGACAGCTCTCATCGGTAACCAGTATAACTGGCCGCACAAGCAGCATTGCCGATCTTGCTTCATCGAAGCTCTGCTAGTTGAAATATACATAAGCACACATATATATGCCGAAAGTTCTTAGGTAATCCTGCAGTTCAGATGATGTGGTATGTCTTGTACAGACATgccatatatttaaaacttctaTTTAAtcatcaatataaaaattttatatgacaTGAAATCCTATGATAGAATTGATGAGTATTACGTGTTCGTACTCTTACCTGGTCATTACCCAACGTtctcaaatcacaaaaaatgacACTTAATGTTTAGAATTAAATGATAATGCTAAATGTCAGTTTTTGGTAGTTTGAGATTGTAATATGTCAGATTTAACAGTTTGATGTTCGCAATGTAAAACACACAGTAGTTTAAGGGTGCAAAGTGTATTTCTCGTTATCTCTTTCTTTCAAGTAATGCTACTTTTAATTCTATATCTTTTCATTCTCACACTTTCATATGCCACATTTTTAGGCAGACTCATATGACAACAGCTTAAATGACAGCAACTTAAAATGTACTGCAATTATTTTCCGAGTAagactaatatattataagatgaaCATATTTTCAGGTAAATTTGTTTCagctgaaaatattttatggaaaaacGTTCTCATCCCTTGGTTTGTTTGAAAAAGGTGAAAAGAAAGGTTAATGGAAAGAGTCATTTTACTGATCATCCCTATGCCACACACCatacttgattttttatttttattttattttatgcttgCTAGACCAAAGGAATTGTTCTACTCAGAatctatacaccacacatttagtaagggaaaaaaataataatgtgtagCATGTGgtgtaaggatgatgagtagaatttttctaatggAAAATGACTAGTGCATAGAAACAAATGACGTGCATGAGGGGGAAAATTGCTTTCTCCTCCTCCGAGAAGGAAGCCATTTTATATCCCTTATATTACGCATTTTTTTCACCCAAGCAAAAAGTAGATGTCATTTTTTTgctcaaatgaaaaagaaagaaccgATTGTTGAAAGGGTTTTATTATTGCAAATAATCTTAAAGATGGTCTTCACtgcaaatatgtttttttttattagtagttGGATTTACCTATTTGAAGTTTGATCTACGATTTGGCATTGGATTTGTGTTGATTTATATATTTGGGGTTTGGCTGGGCATTGGATTGAAAAATTTGGCAGCCCGTTCGGTGGGGGCGGATGGACAACAGCTTAAGACAAGGTCAGGGGCGGGGTGGTCATTTCCACCTTGCCtagcgggtagcacccctagggGAAACAAACTGCTTTTGAgtttaaaataatcttttagaTGTACTGGCTGCTAGGGCTGAAAACCGACATCGTCGGTGCAATTTCGGTCCAAAACCAATGCCGCACCGACAGCTTTTGGAGAGGTTTAGAACTGGCCAAATCAGCAGCCTCGGTATTAGTGTGAGTCAGTGCAATTCATCGGTCTACCTTCGGTGTAGCTATGAAGGAGGAGGGGAGCGGTGGGCTATGCCATTGGTGGGAAGAAGCAGACCTgcagagggaagaagaagaaggtgagGGTTATTAATCCCAGGTCGAAACGGCGCCCTCCGTTTCACCTAATTTTCATAactaaaacgacgttgtttcactTAGGTGTCGTTTTATATacgtataatataaaatatatatataatcggccGGTTCGGTGGTTTGGGTTTGGTTCAGATCGAAACCGAACCGGCCGGCGTAggtttccttaattttataCCACCGGCCGATCGGTTTTCTTCTGGTTCCAGACTCCGGCCACAGGTCCGCTTCGGCAACTTTCGGTCTCGTCAatttctgtacagccctactGGCTGCTATTCTTCCCCTCAGTTCTCCCTGTCACTCTATATACACAACCCCCAAGAATGTGCGCTACTTGGAGGGAGAAGGCGAGGAGCTAGCTTCTCCTCTCCCTCCTACcccctctctttttctcctcctcttcaCTACTCTTctatctctcttttcttctttccttaccTTCCATCACCATGCCTATTTTTATGTCCAACATCATTTTCGGTCATGGTAGTCTAGATCTATCACCGTTAACAGATTAACATTCCACATCTCTACAGCTCTACTACATTAGGATCTCCTCCCTCCAATCTACCAAAAAACACTCGTAGATCCCTATTTATTAAGCATGTGGGACTCACTCTCCTCAAATCGACCCATATCCGGTTctcgccttttttttttaattaccttATCCAAGTGGGGACAAGGTGCGGGATGGGTGGCTACCCGGCCGTATAGGGCGGATAGCACCCTTATTTGGGATCTCAAACCAAACTACAACTTGGTCATTTTAGTTTCTTTAAAATGGTaaagagaaaagatagaaataaacataataaataaataaacaatatcaaCGAAATGGTGCTCACCCATCGGTAATTCAGAGGAGCAGCTATTCCTCCGACAAACGCAATGGCAAGTAACCACTCCAAGTACAAATCACTGTAACAATGACAAATTCATCATCATTGATTGATTCTCTTGCAATTTTGTCTCTATGACAATCcaattaactaaaattaaaagaacaatAAGAAAAGGTAGGATTTCAACAAAACGTCCCAAAATCTTAGTTACAGGGCATTCGTATAAGGAATAGGATTTACTCTGTTTACATAAATTTTAGTACaaaatagtttgatttttcttaaaaatacaatgatcaaaatatctcatatttatccTATAACGAGAAGATTCTGTTATTTCAAGTACCATCTAAACATTATGGATGTGTAAGTTTCGcatttttttttcgaaaaacATGGCAAATTTGAgagataacataaaaaaaaaaaaaaaattatttttgaaagaaatatacAGAAATTGCACGCTTTAAAATTGTAAGCGTTAGTagtataactttatatatatatatatatatatatatatatatatatggtgaaaACCTGTTCAAAGCAGAGATGGCGACAACGTCACCAGCGCCGATGCCAAGTTCCAGCAGCCCAAAAGCCAGACACAAAACGTCCTCCACAAATTGTTCACCTGTCTTTCGTCGGTCCCCGCTGATCGTTACCACTGCATTACGCCGCACGGTCGCCAGCCGTCGTAGGCATTGGCAAATGTGTCCCTCAGAGTAATTAGCCATCTTGTGTCTGCGAGCCTCTTTGTCTCTCTGTTTGTCTGTGAGATTAAGGAAGAGAGTGCTGAGAACTCTGCATACTGTGTCCACAATCCATTCATTAGTTAGTACCAGTGCCAACCTATGTTAAACAAGAATTAAGCAGACAGGTCCGTCGTCGAAGCATCCATGTAAATCACATATATGAAATGGCATTGAAAAAGTGTAGGTGCAGAAGCAGGATTGAAAAATTGCAGACCCAAAGAAGGACGaagaggttttattttttcatgttttatgaACATTAATGATGCTTTTCTTTATCATATCATTccgattttatatttgaataagtGCTACATTGCTCGCTTGCGCCGATTTAGATATAAGCA from Juglans regia cultivar Chandler chromosome 4, Walnut 2.0, whole genome shotgun sequence encodes:
- the LOC109020947 gene encoding 2-succinylbenzoate--CoA ligase, chloroplastic/peroxisomal isoform X2 codes for the protein MLLVRPVILVTDESCQSWYSNFQDNDITSLRWHVSFTSPSSDCMKTWNVLTTEILKKHSVTSLPLNYRWASEGAVVICFTSGTCGRPKGVTLTHAALIVQSLAKLAIVGYDEDDVYLHTVPLCHIGGLSSAMAMLMVGGCHVIVPKFEPTSALEAIEQCRVTSLITVPAMMADFLSLIRRKENWKGKDTVKKILNGGGSLSIELIKDATLFFPRAKLLTAYGMSETCSSLTFMTLHDPRMETSSQHIKTIADTKHTSVHQTQGFCVGKPAPHVELKICTEGSSHVGRILTRGPHVMLGYWGQIPAVASDSTNEIWLDTGDIGSIDKNGNLWLTGRANGKIKSGGENIYPEEVEAILLQHPGIIGIVIVGIPDARLTEMAIACIRLTENWLWPDTSFIHSAENGGLVLSTEILLRYCREKNITGFKIPKMFILWEKPFPLTTTGKIKRDQVRREVMSHLQSLHSNL
- the LOC109020947 gene encoding 2-succinylbenzoate--CoA ligase, chloroplastic/peroxisomal isoform X1; translation: MANYSEGHICQCLRRLATVRRNAVVTISGDRRKTGEQFVEDVLCLAFGLLELGIGAGDVVAISALNSDLYLEWLLAIAFVGGIAAPLNYRWSFDEARSAMLLVRPVILVTDESCQSWYSNFQDNDITSLRWHVSFTSPSSDCMKTWNVLTTEILKKHSVTSLPLNYRWASEGAVVICFTSGTCGRPKGVTLTHAALIVQSLAKLAIVGYDEDDVYLHTVPLCHIGGLSSAMAMLMVGGCHVIVPKFEPTSALEAIEQCRVTSLITVPAMMADFLSLIRRKENWKGKDTVKKILNGGGSLSIELIKDATLFFPRAKLLTAYGMSETCSSLTFMTLHDPRMETSSQHIKTIADTKHTSVHQTQGFCVGKPAPHVELKICTEGSSHVGRILTRGPHVMLGYWGQIPAVASDSTNEIWLDTGDIGSIDKNGNLWLTGRANGKIKSGGENIYPEEVEAILLQHPGIIGIVIVGIPDARLTEMAIACIRLTENWLWPDTSFIHSAENGGLVLSTEILLRYCREKNITGFKIPKMFILWEKPFPLTTTGKIKRDQVRREVMSHLQSLHSNL